The Campylobacter sp. MIT 12-8780 genome has a window encoding:
- a CDS encoding TolC family protein has product MKILYAFIISFFFLACSHTKELNLKQHELSQSEQRTLKINENWWQEYENQKLNALMQAMLENNSELNVARINLLSAIARYDLIDFDLYPTLSGNLGASVARDLNLGTNSQNFSNALNLSYELDIYGKIYDERKSSEFSVKASEFDLESLKLSLINSSIDNIFDLAYFNDVESLLSEHLSNLEQMKEIYTLKYELGKIEELDLLNIEQSLLNARQNLLSNAQNKELTIKNLKDLLGSKQNFMLISSFDTLKLADFKDLSLNFDLPLALFAHRPDIKSKASSLQGAFLDISVAEKSMFPSISLGSSLSGGNENLNQSFKLLTLGGNLQISLPFLDYPRVKQNIKISRLAYEALRLEYEQSLQTAINEFYLCYKDYEFYNKLLANIKLINEKQEKITLAYAQKYDLGKSELKDYLDAKNSLISSAQELLRSRLNVLKTTNLYYKITTAKLEN; this is encoded by the coding sequence ATGAAAATTTTATATGCTTTTATCATAAGCTTTTTTTTCTTAGCCTGCTCTCACACAAAAGAGTTAAATCTCAAGCAACACGAGCTTAGCCAAAGCGAGCAAAGAACACTAAAAATCAATGAAAATTGGTGGCAAGAGTATGAAAATCAAAAGCTCAATGCTCTTATGCAAGCTATGCTTGAAAACAACAGCGAGCTTAATGTCGCAAGGATAAATCTACTCAGTGCTATTGCAAGATATGATTTGATTGACTTTGATCTTTATCCTACTTTAAGTGGAAATTTAGGAGCAAGCGTAGCAAGGGATTTGAACTTAGGCACAAATTCACAAAATTTTTCAAATGCTTTAAATTTAAGTTATGAGCTTGATATTTATGGCAAAATTTATGATGAGCGAAAGTCAAGCGAGTTTAGCGTAAAAGCAAGCGAGTTTGATCTTGAAAGTTTAAAATTAAGCCTTATTAACTCAAGTATCGATAATATCTTTGATTTGGCATATTTTAACGATGTAGAAAGCCTTTTAAGCGAGCATTTAAGCAACCTAGAGCAGATGAAAGAAATTTATACTTTAAAATATGAGCTTGGTAAGATAGAAGAGCTTGATTTGCTCAATATAGAGCAAAGTTTGCTTAATGCCAGACAAAATTTACTCAGCAACGCACAAAATAAAGAACTTACGATCAAAAACCTTAAAGACTTACTTGGATCAAAACAAAATTTTATGCTTATAAGTTCTTTTGATACGCTTAAATTGGCTGATTTTAAGGACTTGAGTTTAAATTTTGATCTTCCTTTGGCTCTTTTTGCACACAGACCAGATATAAAATCAAAAGCAAGCTCACTTCAAGGGGCTTTTCTAGACATAAGTGTGGCTGAAAAATCAATGTTTCCAAGCATAAGTCTAGGCTCAAGTTTAAGTGGGGGCAATGAAAACTTAAACCAAAGTTTTAAGTTGCTTACCTTGGGTGGAAATTTACAGATCAGCTTACCTTTTTTAGATTATCCACGAGTAAAGCAAAATATCAAAATTTCACGCCTTGCGTATGAAGCTTTAAGACTTGAATACGAACAAAGCTTGCAAACGGCGATTAATGAGTTTTATTTATGTTATAAAGACTATGAATTTTACAACAAACTCTTAGCAAACATCAAACTCATCAATGAAAAACAAGAAAAAATCACCCTTGCTTACGCTCAAAAATACGATCTTGGCAAAAGCGAACTCAAAGACTATCTTGACGCTAAAAACAGCCTCATCAGCTCAGCTCAAGAGCTTTTAAGATCAAGGCTAAATGTCTTAAAAACAACAAATTTATATTACAAAATCACCACCGCAAAACTGGAAAATTAA
- a CDS encoding ATP-grasp domain-containing protein — translation MLSKSKNDFVILTCKAYEQGNAALQGLQACLVNLGFKARLETWQKLDFARLDEKSVLLPLAVWDYSLDFNAFLKFLKTCEQKGICIQNELSLIKTNINKIYLKRLQNENLALPQSLFLLENEKPFWQEHIQAFKQNTGLKELIIKPLIGQSGYKVKPLAECKDLNKEYENGALVQEFISGISEFGELCLIFFKAEFCYAIKREVPKGEFRANSAYNVIIKPCENVPKEALNLALKAVQSLAKSSLYARVDLFYDGKNFLINELELIEPSLYFDFCENSYKSFVKALLERLN, via the coding sequence ATGCTAAGCAAATCAAAGAATGATTTTGTAATACTAACTTGCAAAGCCTACGAGCAGGGTAATGCTGCCTTGCAGGGCTTGCAAGCTTGTCTTGTAAATTTAGGCTTTAAGGCTAGGCTTGAAACCTGGCAGAAGCTTGACTTTGCAAGATTAGATGAAAAAAGTGTGCTTTTGCCTTTGGCGGTGTGGGATTATAGTCTTGATTTTAACGCCTTTTTAAAGTTTTTAAAGACTTGCGAGCAAAAGGGAATTTGCATACAAAATGAACTTTCACTCATCAAGACAAATATTAATAAAATTTATCTCAAACGCTTGCAAAATGAGAATTTAGCCTTGCCACAAAGTTTATTTTTGCTCGAAAATGAAAAGCCTTTTTGGCAAGAACACATTCAAGCTTTTAAGCAAAATACCGGGCTAAAAGAGCTCATCATCAAGCCTTTAATCGGACAAAGTGGCTATAAGGTAAAGCCTTTGGCTGAATGTAAAGACTTAAACAAAGAGTATGAAAATGGGGCTTTGGTGCAAGAGTTTATCTCTGGTATAAGCGAATTTGGTGAATTATGCCTTATCTTTTTTAAGGCTGAGTTTTGCTACGCGATTAAAAGAGAAGTGCCAAAGGGCGAGTTTAGAGCAAACTCAGCCTATAATGTCATCATCAAGCCTTGTGAAAATGTGCCAAAAGAGGCTTTAAACTTAGCCTTAAAAGCCGTGCAAAGCCTTGCTAAAAGCAGCCTTTATGCAAGGGTTGATTTGTTTTATGATGGGAAAAACTTTCTTATTAATGAACTTGAGCTTATAGAGCCAAGCTTGTATTTTGATTTTTGTGAAAACTCATATAAAAGCTTTGTTAAAGCCTTGCTTGAGCGTTTGAATTAG
- a CDS encoding efflux RND transporter periplasmic adaptor subunit, translated as MLASVTLIFIVFIVYYFFFYNTNTNSYITQAVSRTNIEQSIEAVGEVYAKEQVDVGAQVSGQIIKLYVDIGDRVKEGDLIAQIDKDKQQNELDITKAQLESAKANLESKKVALEIADNQYKREQKLYESKATSLESLESLKNNFYTLKANVAELEAQVVQLEISLKNAQKDLGYTTITAPISGIIINVAVDEGQTVNANQNTPTIVKIANLDEMEVRMEIAEADVSKIKVGTAVKFATLNDPDTKYDAKIASIDPANTTQSDATSGASSSSSSTSSSSAIYYYARFFVKNKDNFLRIGMSLENEIIVASASNVVAIPTYAIQSDQKGYYALVLENKNPTKHYIKLGIKDSLNTQITEGLSENDILIVGDLNAKSSSSIRMGPR; from the coding sequence ATTTTAGCAAGCGTTACGTTGATATTTATCGTTTTTATTGTGTATTATTTCTTTTTCTATAACACAAACACAAACTCTTATATCACCCAAGCTGTGAGCAGAACCAACATAGAACAAAGTATAGAAGCAGTAGGCGAGGTATATGCTAAAGAACAAGTTGATGTGGGCGCTCAAGTAAGCGGGCAGATTATCAAACTTTATGTAGATATTGGCGATAGGGTTAAAGAAGGGGATTTGATCGCTCAGATTGATAAGGATAAACAGCAAAATGAGCTTGATATCACCAAAGCCCAGCTTGAAAGTGCTAAAGCAAATTTAGAAAGTAAAAAAGTCGCCCTTGAAATTGCTGATAATCAATACAAAAGAGAACAAAAGCTTTATGAAAGTAAAGCAACCTCGCTTGAAAGCCTAGAAAGCCTAAAAAATAATTTTTATACTTTAAAAGCAAATGTTGCAGAGCTTGAGGCTCAAGTTGTCCAGCTTGAAATCAGCCTTAAAAACGCCCAAAAAGATTTAGGCTACACCACCATAACAGCCCCAATAAGTGGCATTATCATCAATGTCGCTGTTGATGAAGGACAAACGGTAAATGCTAATCAAAACACCCCAACCATAGTAAAAATCGCAAATTTAGATGAAATGGAAGTGCGTATGGAAATCGCTGAAGCTGATGTAAGCAAGATCAAAGTCGGCACAGCTGTAAAATTTGCCACCCTAAACGATCCAGATACCAAATACGACGCAAAGATAGCCAGCATAGATCCAGCAAATACCACGCAAAGTGATGCTACAAGTGGGGCAAGCTCAAGTTCTAGCTCAACAAGCTCAAGTTCAGCAATTTATTATTATGCTCGTTTTTTTGTGAAAAATAAAGATAATTTTTTACGCATAGGTATGAGCTTAGAAAATGAAATCATCGTCGCAAGTGCTTCAAATGTCGTTGCTATACCAACTTATGCTATACAAAGCGATCAAAAGGGGTATTATGCCTTAGTGCTTGAAAATAAAAATCCTACAAAACATTATATAAAACTTGGCATTAAAGATAGTTTAAATACCCAAATCACAGAAGGTTTAAGCGAAAATGATATCTTAATCGTAGGGGATTTAAATGCTAAAAGTAGCTCAAGCATAAGAATGGGTCCTCGCTAA
- a CDS encoding ABC transporter substrate-binding protein, whose amino-acid sequence MKKSFLAFLFMFLGIFALGAHAKEVVIKDVLGREVKVNLPAKRIALGFYYTDFLAVGGVKALDNVVGFSKAVWTDWTPSSWEVYSKAVPKLTKLEDFGEAEVGTFSVEKVLSLKPDLLILGAWQWQILEFDLEPVIEAGIPIVVLDYNREKVELHAQSTRILGQITGEEKRAEELVKWYEGIAKDVSDRIAKAKPKKQKIYIEFGNKGPSEAGITYGKDMWGSLIDLAGGENIAAPFVAQWSPINPEQILVAKPDVIMIAGRETELKKNKEAMVMGIHIDEKEALKRLDAYKKRPGWSALPAIKDDRLYGLYMGASRTLADASMIQYLAKVMYPELFKDIDPLKTYVDFHKKYLPIVPEGTFILKASE is encoded by the coding sequence ATGAAAAAATCTTTCTTAGCGTTTCTTTTTATGTTTCTAGGCATCTTTGCCTTAGGTGCGCATGCAAAAGAAGTGGTGATTAAAGATGTTTTAGGTAGAGAGGTGAAGGTTAATTTACCTGCAAAACGTATAGCTTTAGGCTTTTATTATACTGACTTTTTAGCAGTTGGTGGGGTTAAGGCGCTTGATAATGTTGTTGGTTTTTCAAAAGCTGTTTGGACGGATTGGACGCCGTCAAGCTGGGAAGTGTATAGCAAGGCTGTGCCAAAACTTACTAAACTTGAGGATTTTGGTGAAGCTGAGGTTGGCACTTTTAGCGTTGAAAAGGTGCTTTCTTTAAAGCCAGACTTGCTTATTTTGGGTGCGTGGCAATGGCAGATTTTGGAATTTGATCTAGAGCCTGTTATTGAAGCTGGTATTCCTATCGTTGTGCTTGATTATAACCGCGAAAAAGTCGAGCTTCACGCGCAAAGCACAAGGATATTAGGACAAATTACAGGCGAGGAAAAAAGAGCTGAAGAGCTTGTAAAATGGTATGAAGGCATAGCTAAAGATGTAAGTGATCGTATAGCTAAAGCAAAGCCAAAAAAACAAAAGATTTATATTGAGTTTGGTAACAAAGGACCAAGTGAGGCTGGCATTACTTATGGTAAGGATATGTGGGGCTCACTCATTGACTTAGCTGGTGGAGAAAACATAGCTGCACCTTTTGTAGCTCAGTGGTCGCCTATCAATCCAGAACAAATTTTAGTTGCAAAGCCAGATGTCATCATGATCGCAGGACGCGAAACAGAGCTTAAGAAAAATAAAGAAGCTATGGTTATGGGAATTCATATTGATGAAAAAGAAGCCCTAAAAAGACTTGATGCGTATAAAAAACGTCCAGGCTGGAGTGCTTTACCAGCTATAAAAGATGACCGTTTATATGGACTTTACATGGGAGCAAGCAGAACCTTAGCTGATGCAAGCATGATACAATATCTTGCAAAGGTTATGTATCCAGAGCTTTTTAAAGACATAGATCCACTTAAAACCTATGTTGATTTTCATAAAAAATACTTACCTATAGTACCTGAAGGAACTTTCATACTTAAAGCAAGTGAGTAA
- a CDS encoding ABC transporter ATP-binding protein produces the protein MFASVLIKSPEILLLDEPVSALDMHHQCVLLESVRKSTYEKGLLTIMILHDLSLAAQFADEILILHDAKIRAKGEAKEVLKRDIIEPIYRVRADIFKDDDGKPIVLAKAAI, from the coding sequence ATGTTTGCTTCTGTTTTGATTAAAAGTCCTGAAATTTTGCTCTTAGATGAGCCTGTATCTGCACTTGATATGCATCATCAATGCGTTTTACTTGAAAGTGTGAGAAAAAGCACTTATGAAAAGGGGCTTTTAACCATTATGATTTTGCACGATCTTTCCCTAGCTGCGCAGTTTGCTGATGAAATTTTAATCTTGCATGATGCAAAGATTAGGGCAAAAGGCGAGGCAAAAGAGGTGCTTAAACGCGATATTATAGAGCCTATTTATCGCGTAAGGGCTGATATTTTTAAAGATGATGATGGTAAGCCTATAGTGCTTGCTAAAGCAGCAATTTAA
- a CDS encoding ATP-binding cassette domain-containing protein, whose product MLRLEDLSIHRGTLCVADKLCAEFQRGKVYAILGPNGAGKSSLLSTLFAELSFKGKISFKDEILSFSNHFAWKKKIAYMPQDSNVDASLSALEVVLLGLLDSLGMVLSDEQIKKALEVMDSLGILHLADKDILNLSGGAKTNGDVCFCFD is encoded by the coding sequence ATGTTAAGGCTTGAAGATTTAAGTATTCACAGAGGAACACTATGCGTAGCTGATAAGCTTTGTGCTGAGTTTCAAAGGGGTAAGGTTTATGCCATACTTGGACCAAATGGGGCTGGTAAAAGCTCGCTTTTATCAACACTTTTTGCTGAACTTTCTTTTAAGGGTAAAATTTCATTTAAAGATGAAATTTTAAGTTTTTCAAATCATTTTGCTTGGAAGAAAAAAATCGCTTATATGCCTCAAGATAGTAATGTTGATGCAAGTTTGAGTGCTTTAGAGGTGGTGCTTTTGGGCTTGCTTGATAGTTTGGGTATGGTTTTAAGTGATGAACAGATAAAAAAAGCTCTTGAGGTCATGGATAGTCTTGGGATTTTGCACCTTGCTGATAAGGATATTTTAAATTTAAGTGGGGGGGCAAAGACAAATGGTGATGTTTGCTTCTGTTTTGATTAA
- a CDS encoding FecCD family ABC transporter permease gives MKMSKDEHIAKSLKAHRKRELKRFYIILGFLIIAFISMVFDIATGPAWLKPGEVVEAIFAQFTQEEIDSTTMAIVWDLRLPIALMALVVGAALGVGGAEIQTLLNNPMASPYTLGLAAAAGFGASLVIAFGTADISLLWAVPVGAFIMTMLSACVLFGFASLRRFDSSTLVLVGIALLFLFQSMLSLVQFLSSPEISQLILFWLFGSLQKSNWTNLPVVAIISAFCISFLLLDSWKLTALRLGEQRAKAMGVNLNALRLRTLFFVSVMTATAISFVGVIGFIGLVAPHIARTLVGEDQRFFLPVSMFCGAAFLSIASVLSKVIIPGALFPVGIVTSFVGVPFFFWIILSKRKGLC, from the coding sequence ATGAAAATGAGCAAAGATGAACACATAGCAAAAAGCCTAAAAGCTCACCGAAAAAGAGAGCTTAAAAGATTTTATATCATACTTGGCTTTTTAATCATAGCCTTTATTTCTATGGTGTTTGATATAGCTACTGGTCCAGCTTGGCTAAAGCCAGGCGAGGTTGTAGAGGCTATATTTGCTCAATTTACTCAAGAAGAAATTGATAGCACGACTATGGCTATAGTGTGGGATTTAAGGCTTCCTATTGCTTTGATGGCTTTGGTTGTTGGAGCTGCACTTGGGGTTGGTGGGGCTGAAATTCAAACCTTGCTTAACAATCCTATGGCAAGCCCTTATACTTTGGGACTTGCAGCAGCAGCTGGTTTTGGGGCTTCTTTGGTTATAGCCTTTGGAACAGCTGATATATCTTTGCTTTGGGCTGTGCCTGTGGGAGCTTTTATCATGACTATGCTGAGTGCTTGCGTGCTTTTTGGTTTTGCAAGTTTAAGAAGGTTTGATTCATCAACCCTTGTGCTTGTAGGCATTGCGCTTTTGTTTTTGTTTCAATCCATGCTTTCTTTGGTGCAGTTTCTCTCAAGCCCTGAAATTTCTCAGCTCATACTTTTTTGGCTCTTTGGCTCTTTACAAAAGTCAAATTGGACAAATTTACCTGTGGTAGCTATCATATCAGCTTTTTGCATAAGCTTTTTACTTCTTGATAGCTGGAAGCTAACCGCTCTTAGATTAGGCGAGCAAAGGGCTAAGGCTATGGGCGTAAATTTAAACGCTCTTAGACTTCGCACCCTCTTTTTTGTCTCTGTGATGACAGCTACTGCCATTTCTTTTGTTGGGGTTATTGGTTTTATAGGGCTTGTTGCACCTCATATAGCACGCACCTTAGTTGGGGAAGATCAACGCTTTTTCTTGCCTGTTTCTATGTTTTGTGGGGCAGCTTTTTTAAGTATAGCTTCAGTGCTTTCTAAGGTGATTATCCCCGGAGCTTTGTTTCCTGTGGGTATAGTTACTTCTTTTGTGGGCGTGCCATTTTTCTTTTGGATCATACTTTCAAAAAGGAAGGGTTTATGTTAA
- a CDS encoding pseudoazurin: MKKYLLALSAVVVLCLGANAKNHEVKMLDVNSEGTMVFEPGFLQIEPGDSVTFVPTHKTHWAKSVVIPEGASKFESKLDEKATFTFDKEGVYIYECPPHKIMNMMGIIQVGKATNLEKVRLAIPKLEKRASENKGRLEKYAKQIKE, encoded by the coding sequence ATGAAAAAATACTTACTTGCTTTATCAGCAGTAGTGGTGCTTTGCCTTGGTGCAAATGCTAAAAATCATGAGGTAAAAATGCTTGATGTTAATAGTGAAGGAACTATGGTTTTTGAGCCTGGTTTTTTACAGATTGAGCCAGGCGATAGTGTAACTTTCGTGCCAACACATAAAACCCACTGGGCAAAAAGTGTAGTGATCCCTGAAGGAGCAAGCAAATTTGAAAGTAAGCTTGATGAAAAAGCAACTTTTACCTTTGACAAGGAAGGCGTATATATCTATGAATGCCCACCGCACAAGATCATGAATATGATGGGTATCATTCAAGTTGGAAAAGCTACAAATTTAGAAAAAGTGAGACTTGCTATCCCAAAACTTGAAAAAAGAGCCAGCGAAAATAAAGGCAGACTTGAAAAGTATGCTAAGCAAATCAAAGAATGA
- a CDS encoding ABC transporter substrate-binding protein → MKFFLCFLVLAFSLQAKELVIEDILDRQVRVNLPAKRMVLGFYYTDFLAVGKKEAFDRVVGFVKDAWAVYMSENYEAYKSIIPRLEKLADVGDPQFGTFSIEKLLALKPDLFVIADWQYELIKEHLPLLEKQNIPVIVLSYNKESYDQHAKSTEILGLILDQKQRAKQINAFYKTRLDEVQSRIAKAGLKKPKIYIEFGNKGASELSFTYGNDMWGALINLAGGDNIARNLVQKWAVINNEQIIASNPDVIIITGRERELHTNKEAMAMGVYIEESEALRRLFHFKERIGWADLKAVKNERLFAAYHRASTTMADIASVEFIAKMLYPQLFKDIDPNKTYEDFHTLFMPFMPEGTYYIGGIAK, encoded by the coding sequence ATGAAGTTTTTTCTTTGCTTTTTAGTTTTGGCGTTTTCTTTGCAGGCTAAAGAGCTTGTGATTGAGGATATTTTAGACAGGCAGGTGCGTGTTAACTTGCCTGCTAAACGCATGGTTTTAGGCTTTTATTATACTGATTTTTTAGCTGTTGGTAAAAAAGAAGCTTTTGATAGAGTTGTTGGCTTTGTAAAAGATGCTTGGGCGGTGTATATGAGCGAAAATTATGAGGCTTATAAAAGCATTATCCCTCGCCTTGAAAAGCTTGCAGATGTGGGCGATCCTCAATTTGGTACTTTTAGCATAGAAAAGCTTCTAGCCTTAAAGCCTGATCTTTTTGTCATAGCTGATTGGCAATATGAGCTTATCAAGGAGCATTTACCCTTACTTGAAAAGCAAAATATCCCTGTAATCGTGCTTTCTTATAATAAAGAAAGTTACGATCAGCACGCTAAAAGCACTGAAATTTTAGGCTTGATTTTAGATCAAAAACAAAGAGCAAAGCAGATCAATGCCTTTTATAAAACAAGGCTTGATGAGGTGCAAAGTCGCATTGCTAAAGCTGGACTTAAAAAGCCTAAAATTTATATAGAATTTGGCAATAAAGGAGCAAGTGAGCTTAGCTTTACTTATGGAAATGATATGTGGGGTGCTTTGATAAACTTAGCTGGAGGGGATAATATAGCTCGTAATTTAGTGCAAAAATGGGCAGTGATTAATAACGAGCAAATCATCGCTTCAAATCCTGATGTAATCATCATCACCGGAAGAGAAAGAGAGCTTCACACCAACAAAGAGGCTATGGCAATGGGCGTTTATATAGAAGAAAGTGAGGCTTTAAGACGTTTGTTTCATTTTAAAGAGCGCATTGGCTGGGCGGATTTAAAGGCGGTAAAAAATGAAAGATTGTTTGCAGCTTATCATAGAGCCTCAACGACTATGGCTGATATAGCCTCAGTTGAGTTTATCGCTAAAATGCTTTATCCACAGCTTTTTAAGGATATAGATCCAAACAAAACTTATGAAGACTTTCATACACTTTTTATGCCTTTTATGCCAGAAGGAACTTATTATATAGGAGGCATTGCTAAATGA
- a CDS encoding ABC transporter permease, producing MISLENIYKQIGQTSILQGINLHIEKGEFVAIIGQSGSGKTSLLNIIGTLDEPSSGFYRFQDYEVTMMSKDEKARLRREKIGFIFQRYNLLSLLSAKENVALPAVYAGKSTESRNTRAKELLKELELDHKLDSKPNELSGGQQQRVSIARALMNGGELILADEPTGALDSKSGVMVLEILKELNAKGHTIILVTHDPSIAAQAKRIIEIKDGQIIKDSQNSTQIAQNKDLNSSKTISKVSIKAMPSERKTYNLLKNQLFECFKIAYSSIIAHKLRSLLTMLGIIIGIASVVCVVALGLGSQEQVLASISRLGTNTIEIRAGRGFGDIRSGKTRLNLSDVSTLRSLPYLEAVEPQDDTSGTIVYKNIMLNARAEGVGINEFSIKGYELELGRILNEHDIATSANVAVIDHNGRNALFKDMAVDEILGKVFIFANKAFKVIGVLKKDPNRRAEDTTIRIYMPFSTLMNKLTGDKLLDEIVAKVKDDASPSVAEQAIIRALEIKRGQKDFFTINSDAIRQSIEENTRTMTILITSIALIALIVGGIGVMNIMLVSVSERTREIGIRMAIGARKEDILMQFLIEAIMICCLGAVLGILLSFAVVQAFNILSPDFKMIVSISSVFLGLLSSVFIGVVFGFFPAKNAANLNPINALSKE from the coding sequence ATGATCAGTCTTGAAAATATCTATAAGCAAATCGGACAAACATCGATTTTACAAGGCATAAATCTACACATTGAAAAAGGCGAATTTGTCGCTATTATAGGACAAAGTGGAAGTGGTAAAACTTCGCTTTTAAATATCATCGGCACGCTTGATGAACCAAGTTCTGGTTTTTATCGTTTTCAAGATTATGAAGTAACGATGATGAGTAAAGATGAAAAAGCAAGATTAAGACGCGAAAAAATAGGCTTTATCTTTCAACGTTACAACCTTTTAAGTCTGCTTAGCGCCAAAGAAAATGTTGCTTTACCGGCTGTATATGCAGGCAAAAGCACAGAATCAAGAAATACAAGAGCAAAAGAGCTTTTAAAAGAACTTGAGCTTGATCACAAACTTGATTCTAAGCCAAATGAACTAAGCGGCGGACAGCAACAAAGAGTAAGCATAGCAAGAGCGTTGATGAATGGAGGAGAACTTATCTTAGCTGATGAACCAACCGGGGCGCTAGATAGCAAAAGTGGCGTGATGGTGCTTGAAATTTTAAAAGAGCTTAATGCCAAAGGACACACCATAATCCTTGTAACACACGATCCAAGTATAGCCGCACAAGCAAAAAGAATCATAGAAATCAAAGATGGACAAATCATCAAAGACAGCCAAAATAGCACTCAAATAGCTCAAAATAAAGATTTAAATTCATCAAAAACCATCTCAAAAGTAAGCATAAAAGCAATGCCTAGTGAAAGAAAAACTTATAATTTGCTTAAAAATCAGCTTTTTGAATGCTTTAAAATCGCTTATTCATCAATCATCGCTCACAAACTCCGCTCACTTTTAACCATGCTTGGTATCATCATAGGTATAGCCTCAGTTGTTTGCGTTGTTGCGCTTGGGCTTGGCTCTCAAGAGCAAGTTTTAGCCTCCATTTCAAGACTTGGGACAAATACTATAGAAATCAGAGCTGGTAGGGGTTTTGGCGATATTCGATCGGGTAAAACAAGGCTCAATTTAAGCGATGTAAGCACATTAAGAAGCCTTCCTTATCTTGAAGCTGTTGAGCCTCAAGATGATACAAGCGGAACTATAGTATATAAAAATATAATGCTTAATGCTAGGGCTGAGGGCGTGGGGATAAATGAATTTAGCATAAAAGGCTATGAGCTTGAGCTTGGGCGGATTTTAAATGAGCATGATATAGCCACAAGTGCGAATGTTGCTGTGATCGATCATAATGGACGCAATGCTTTGTTTAAGGATATGGCTGTAGATGAAATTCTAGGCAAGGTGTTTATCTTTGCTAATAAAGCTTTTAAGGTTATTGGGGTGTTGAAAAAGGACCCTAACCGAAGGGCTGAGGATACAACTATACGAATTTATATGCCTTTTTCAACGCTGATGAATAAGCTTACTGGAGATAAATTGCTTGATGAAATCGTGGCTAAAGTCAAAGATGATGCTTCCCCAAGCGTGGCTGAACAAGCTATCATCAGGGCTTTAGAGATTAAAAGAGGGCAAAAAGACTTTTTTACTATCAATTCAGATGCCATTCGTCAAAGCATAGAAGAAAACACAAGAACAATGACGATTTTAATCACTTCAATTGCTCTTATTGCTCTAATCGTTGGTGGCATAGGAGTGATGAATATCATGCTTGTTTCAGTAAGTGAGCGCACAAGAGAGATTGGTATAAGAATGGCAATAGGAGCTCGAAAAGAAGATATTTTGATGCAATTTTTAATCGAAGCGATTATGATATGCTGCTTAGGAGCTGTGCTTGGAATTTTACTTTCTTTTGCTGTGGTGCAAGCTTTTAATATACTAAGTCCTGATTTTAAGATGATTGTTTCAATTTCTTCAGTATTTTTAGGACTTTTAAGCTCGGTATTTATAGGCGTTGTTTTTGGCTTTTTCCCAGCTAAAAATGCAGCGAATTTAAATCCTATCAATGCCTTATCAAAGGAATAA
- the panD gene encoding aspartate 1-decarboxylase: MQITLLKAKIHRAVVNEARLDYVGSISIDENLLKASGIVEYEKVQVVNINNGERFETYAIASKEKGAICLNGAAARLVQLHDKIIIMAYANLDEKEAAEFKPKVVFVDEKNELTKVTHYEKHGELFK, translated from the coding sequence ATGCAAATAACACTACTTAAGGCTAAAATTCATCGCGCAGTGGTTAATGAAGCAAGACTTGATTATGTAGGAAGCATTAGCATAGATGAGAATTTGCTTAAAGCAAGCGGGATCGTTGAGTATGAAAAAGTGCAAGTTGTTAATATCAACAACGGCGAGAGGTTTGAAACTTATGCAATCGCAAGCAAAGAAAAAGGAGCAATTTGTCTTAATGGAGCAGCTGCTCGCTTAGTGCAACTTCACGATAAAATCATCATTATGGCGTATGCAAATCTTGATGAAAAAGAAGCGGCTGAATTTAAGCCAAAGGTTGTTTTTGTCGATGAAAAAAATGAGCTTACAAAAGTTACGCATTATGAAAAGCACGGCGAGCTTTTTAAGTAG